Genomic segment of Anaeromyxobacter sp.:
GGAGCTTCGCTGGATCGATCGGTGGCACGCCGTGCCCGGCCTGACCCTGGCGCTCGGGCTCTTCCTGGTCGGCGGCTGGCCGGCGCTGCTCTGGGGGTACTTCCTCTCCACCGCGGTGCTGTGGCACGGCACCTTCGTCATCAACTCGCTGGCCCACGTCATGGGGCGGCGGCGCTACGAGACCGGCGACGAGTCGCGCAACTCCTTCCTGCTGGCCCTCGTCACCTTCGGGGAGGGCTGGCACAACAACCACCACTTCTACGCAGCCACCGCCAACCAGGGCTGGTTCTGGTGGGAGGTGGACCTGTCCTATGCCGTGCTCAAGCTCCTCGGGGCGGCCGGCCTGGTGAGCGACCTGAGGACGCCGCCGCCGCACATCCGCTACGCCCACCTGCGGGTGGACGCCGGCCGGACCGGTCCCGCGGCGGGTGGAGCCGCGGCCCCGGCCGAGGCGGCCGAAGCGGACGCCCGGGCCGTGGGCGAGGCCGCCTAGCGGCTGGCCGGGCTCCCCGCGAGCGCGCCGCGGCTGGCGCTACAGGAAGATGGAGCGGCGCGCGGCCACGTCCTCGTCGAGCATGGCCTGGATGGCGCCCCGCGTCCGCGCCGCCGCGTCGGCCACGAAGTCCGGGTCGGCGGCCGCCTCAGGTCCGCGGCCGCCGAGATCGATGGGCGGCCCGAAGCGGACCGACCAGCGCGACGGCAGGGGCAGCAACCCGGCGGAGGCCAGCCGGAACGACGGCTGGGTGGCCAGGAGCGGCAGCCGCAGCAGGTCCGCCAGCCACCCGGTGCGGGCGATGGCCGGCGCCGCCTCCTCGCTGCCGACGATGGCGCACGGCACCACCACGGCGCCGGCGCGCAGCGCCACCTTGACGAACCCGCCGCGCCCGAACCGTCCGACGCGGTACCGCTCGCGCCAGGGGCGAGCCTCCACGGCGGAGCCCTCCGGGAAGACCCCCACCAGGCTGCCGTCGGCCAGGAGCCGGTCGGCCGCCTCCGGGCTGGCCCGCACCGCGCCGAGCCGGACCGCTGCCGTGCCCAGGAACGATCGGTCGCAGGCAGCGTCATCGAGCAGGGGGCGGAGGTCGCGGCGGGCCGGGTGGTCCCGCCCGAGGGCGTGGCGCAGCACCAGCGCGTCCCACGGCAGGTGCCCCGCGTGGTTGGCCACCACCACCGCCGGCCCGGTCGCCGGGACCTGGGCGAGGCCGCTGGCCTGGACGCGCCACCAGGTGGCGTAGAGGAACTCGACGAGTGGCAGGGCCCGCTCCACCAGCCGCGGGTCCATGCCGAAGCGCTCCAGCCGCGCCGGTGGTTCGAGCAGCCGGAGGAGGTCGCCGGCGCTGGCCAGCCGGGACCGCAGCGCGGGCCAGAGCGTGGCCAGCACGGCGCGCAGGTCCTCCCGGGCTCTGCCGGCCCCTTCACCGGCGGCGCCGGCGGCCGCCGCCAGGCGGGCCTCGGCCTCCTCGATGGCCGCGTCGAGGCGCTCCTCGAGGTGGTCGAGGGAGGCGGCGGCGCGGGAGACGGTGGACGGCGCGATCGGGGCCGGGGTCGGGGCCGGGGTCGGGGCCGGGGTCGCGGTCGGGGGCGCGGTCGGGGGCGCGGTCGGGGTTGCGGTCGGGGTCGAGGTCGGGGTTGCGGTCGCTCTCTCTCTCACGACCGGCCTCGCCGGCTCCCGTGGCGCGGCGCCGCGGACGAACGGGTCGTTGCCGAGCGCCGGACGGGCGCTCCGCGCGGGCCCCTGCCTCGCCCCCCGCTTCGCCTTTCCACGCGCCATCCGGCGACCTATAGACCCGGTCCACTGGTGCGTCAAACACCGCCGCGCCTGGCCGGCGCGCGCCGCCGCCCGCGTGCTAGAACGGCCCGTGGCCACCATCCGTGTGCTCCCCCCCGGGCTCGTCAACCAGATCGCCGCCGGCGAGGTGGTGGAGCGGCCCGCCTCGGTCGTGAAGGAGCTGTGCGAGAACGCCCTCGACGCGGGCGCCACCGCGCTGGCCATCGAGGTGGAGGAGGGCGGCCTCTCGCTGGTGCGGGTGGCCGACGACGGCCGCGGCATGGACCGCGACGACGCCCTGCTGGCCCTGGAGCGCCACGCCACCTCCAAGCTGCAGGACGCCGCCGGCCTGGCCACCATCGCCACCATGGGGTTCCGCGGCGAGGCGGTGCCTGCCATCGCCTCGGTCTCCCGCTTCCGGCTCGACACCGCCCCTGGCGGCGACGGCGCCGGCACCCGGGTGGTGGTGGAGGGCGGGGAGGTGGCCGAGGTGGCGGCGGTGGCCCGCCCGCGCGGCACCACCATCGAGGTGCGCGACCTCTTCTTCAACACCCCGGCCCGGCGCAAGTTCATGCGGGCCGCGCCCACCGAGGCCGGCCACGTCACCGAGGCCGTCATCCGCATGGCGCTGGCCCGGCCGGACGTCGGGTTCACGCTGCGCTCCTCGGGGCGGCTGGTCATGGGGGTGAGGGCCGGCGAGGCCCCGGCCGACCGGGCCGCCCAGGCCCTGGGGCGCGAGGCGGCCCGCCACCTGGTGGAGGTGGACGCGGGGCGGGGAGAGGTCCACGTGCGGGGCCTGGTCACCTCGCCGGATCACTCGCAGGCCACCGGCCGCTCGCTCTACCTGTTCGTCAACGGGCGCTACATCCGCGACCGCGCCGCCGCCCACGCGGTGCTGCGCGCCTACGCGGGGGTGCTGCCGCCGGGGCGGCAGCCGGCCGGGGTGCTCTTCATCACGCTGCCCCTCGACCGGGTGGACGTGAACGTGCACCCGCAGAAGCTGGAGGTCCGCTTCGCCGAGGCGCGGCAGGTCTACGACGCGCTCCACCACGCGGTGGCGGGCGCGCTGCGCCTGGCCCCGTGGCTCGGCCGGGGCGCGGCCGTCGGCCCCGGCGGGATGGGCTGGCCCGCCGCCCCCGGGGCGGCGGCGCCGCCCGATGCGGTGGCGCCACCGGCCGCCGGGGAGGAGGCGGCCTCGGTGCTGGCCTGGGCCCGCGCCATCCACCCGCCGCCGGAGAGCGGGGCGGCCTGGCCGCTGCCCGCCCCCTCGAGCGGCTCGGCGCCGCTGCCCTTCCTGGTCGGGCCGGCCGGCGAGCCCGCCCGGCCGCCCGGGTACTTCGGCTCGCTCCGCTACGTCGGGCAGCACGCCCGGACCTACCTGCTCTGCGAGGCGCCGGGCGGGGCGCTGGTGGTCATCGACCAGCACGCCAGCCACGAGCGGATGCTCTTCCACCGGCTGCGCGAGGCCATGCGCGCCCGGGCCCTGCCGGTCCAGCCGTTCCTGGTGCCCCAGGTGGTGACGCTGCCGCCGGCGGTGGCGCGGTCGCTGGAGGGGCACGCCGACGAGCTCGGCCGCCTCGGCCTGGACGTCGAGCCGTTCGGGGGCGACGCCTTCGCGGTCAAGGGCGCCCCGGCCATCCTGGGAGGGGTGGACCTGGCCGGCCTGCTCACCGACCTGGCGCAGCAGCTGGAGCAGCTGGAGCGCGGCAGCGCGGTGGACGAGGCGCTGCACGACCTGGCCGCCACCATGGCCTGCCACGCCGCGGTGCGCGCCAACCAGGACCTCTCCGCCGAGGAGGCGCGCGCGCTGCTCGACGGCCTCGACGCCATCGACTTCAAGGCCCGCTGCCCACACGGCCGCCCGGTGGTCTTCGAGCTGCCGCTGGCCGACCTGGAGCGCCGCGTCGGGCGCCGCTGACCTGAGGCGGCCCGGGGGGCCGGCCAGGCTCCGGCGGCCGCGCCCGGCCGGCGCGAGGGCAGGGGGCCGGCGCGGCGGAGGCCAGGCCCTGGTGGACGGCGACGGGGCCTTGAGGCAGATTCGCCCCGTGCCTCCGACGCGGGATCCGCGCTACCGGCCCTACCGGTTCGCCCTCTGGATCACCTACTTCCTCGCCATCGCCCTCTCCATCGGGCTGGTGGTGGCCAACATCGTGCGCCACCTGTCGGGGCCGCACCGGCCGCAGGCCACCGGCGCCCTGCCCACGCGGGCCACCGTGCGGGTCTGCGTCGGCGAGCTGGAGGCCCTGCACCAGGAGCAGAACGAGCGGGCCTGGCGGCTCAGCGGCCAGGTGGGGGCCCAGGACGCGCTGGCGGCCTTCGACGCCTGGGCCCGCGAGTGGGAGCGGCGGGTGGACGACCTCTCGGAGCGCTGCCGGCTCGACGCCTCCGACCCCGACCCGCAGGGCTTCGGCGGGCGGGAGGAGCTGGCCCGGGCGCGCGACTCGGTGCTGGCGCTGCACCGCGCCTACCGGGCGCAGGTGAACCGCTTCGCCCTGGAGGGCGCCGAGCTGGCGCGCGGGGCGGATCGGGCCCTCGAGGCGGCCCGCCAGGCGGCGACCCCGCAGCGCTGAGCGGGGCGCTGCGGCGCGGTCGGGCTGGACGCCCCCCGACGCCTCACCGGCCCGGACCTCGGCCTAGGGCGCCGGGTAGCCGCAGGCGCCGCCGGCCCCGGCCGGCACGTAGTGGAACACCCAGCGGTGCACCTGGGTCTCGTACTGCGCCTGCGGCGTGCGCCAGGGGCGCGGCAGGCCGCTGGTCGGCTCGAGCAGGAAGCCGTTGGAGACCACCAGCTCCACCACGTGCAGGCCGCCGCCGGCGCGGAAGGCGGCGTCGTCGAAGGTGTAGGGCCTGAACTGGAACGGGGTGAGGGGCCGCTCCAGGGTGACGCCGTCCTCCGGCCCCGGGATGATCTCGATGGGGGGAATGGGCGTCACGGTGCTGCGGCCCGGCTGGTAGTCCACGAACCAGCGTGCCTCCACCGGCTCCACCGTGTTCTCGTCGATGAGCCCGGCGCTCAGCGAGAAGACGTGGTCGGTGTCGGCGCCCGGGCAGTCCGGCGCGACCTCCACGACGGTGCCCGGCGGGGTGGCCTGATCGGTGACGATGCGCGGCGGGGCGATGCGCCCGGTGCTGGGGTACTCGGGCAGCGACTGCGGCAGCGGGCAGCCGCCCAGCCAGGGGCCGAGCAGGCCGACCAGGGCGGCCAGGGCGCGGCGG
This window contains:
- a CDS encoding fatty acid desaturase → MASLRDPDRINWGGGSIPFLFVHAVALATPFLVPVSPALLGLAVATYAIRMFGITAGYHRYFAHRAYRTGRVFQFVLAWLGAMSSQKGPLWWAAHHRHHHRWSDTDQDLHSPVRGGFLWSHVGWFLVSRYEQTRLDQIKDFARFPELRWIDRWHAVPGLTLALGLFLVGGWPALLWGYFLSTAVLWHGTFVINSLAHVMGRRRYETGDESRNSFLLALVTFGEGWHNNHHFYAATANQGWFWWEVDLSYAVLKLLGAAGLVSDLRTPPPHIRYAHLRVDAGRTGPAAGGAAAPAEAAEADARAVGEAA
- a CDS encoding acyltransferase family protein encodes the protein MARGKAKRGARQGPARSARPALGNDPFVRGAAPREPARPVVRERATATPTSTPTATPTAPPTAPPTATPAPTPAPTPAPIAPSTVSRAAASLDHLEERLDAAIEEAEARLAAAAGAAGEGAGRAREDLRAVLATLWPALRSRLASAGDLLRLLEPPARLERFGMDPRLVERALPLVEFLYATWWRVQASGLAQVPATGPAVVVANHAGHLPWDALVLRHALGRDHPARRDLRPLLDDAACDRSFLGTAAVRLGAVRASPEAADRLLADGSLVGVFPEGSAVEARPWRERYRVGRFGRGGFVKVALRAGAVVVPCAIVGSEEAAPAIARTGWLADLLRLPLLATQPSFRLASAGLLPLPSRWSVRFGPPIDLGGRGPEAAADPDFVADAAARTRGAIQAMLDEDVAARRSIFL
- the mutL gene encoding DNA mismatch repair endonuclease MutL — its product is MATIRVLPPGLVNQIAAGEVVERPASVVKELCENALDAGATALAIEVEEGGLSLVRVADDGRGMDRDDALLALERHATSKLQDAAGLATIATMGFRGEAVPAIASVSRFRLDTAPGGDGAGTRVVVEGGEVAEVAAVARPRGTTIEVRDLFFNTPARRKFMRAAPTEAGHVTEAVIRMALARPDVGFTLRSSGRLVMGVRAGEAPADRAAQALGREAARHLVEVDAGRGEVHVRGLVTSPDHSQATGRSLYLFVNGRYIRDRAAAHAVLRAYAGVLPPGRQPAGVLFITLPLDRVDVNVHPQKLEVRFAEARQVYDALHHAVAGALRLAPWLGRGAAVGPGGMGWPAAPGAAAPPDAVAPPAAGEEAASVLAWARAIHPPPESGAAWPLPAPSSGSAPLPFLVGPAGEPARPPGYFGSLRYVGQHARTYLLCEAPGGALVVIDQHASHERMLFHRLREAMRARALPVQPFLVPQVVTLPPAVARSLEGHADELGRLGLDVEPFGGDAFAVKGAPAILGGVDLAGLLTDLAQQLEQLERGSAVDEALHDLAATMACHAAVRANQDLSAEEARALLDGLDAIDFKARCPHGRPVVFELPLADLERRVGRR